From the Quercus lobata isolate SW786 chromosome 6, ValleyOak3.0 Primary Assembly, whole genome shotgun sequence genome, one window contains:
- the LOC115994210 gene encoding uncharacterized protein LOC115994210, producing MFKEGLDSETLRWVRGEDDEKSERVDNLRSSNRVLRLPSPGVFGCARSPINVISVWQTMPHVSGNDCESDMDLSSDSENEVHSYFSSSRETIQSKQGKGIRVGQPNHTELLDSATSAKVPFMQSMNNKGGECDRGTYTMGDCLPNAAAGENMERTAKQDFYGRGLQNKKPLDNCIPSAPLFVGSESDLEQTSEQILTFKAHGTPSLSYSSVSATTNDSKESRNTTGHGIPNQSTRHHKTFAGFEVDASSVSLPTQRPTFHARIAFSGQGKWCALFSYEACCRLCLHSWSQRHCMEAPYFLNDEFAVLREAFGLRCVLLQPDEELLAKRSPEIVSEGAAPKSRKTSGKMKMQLQVRKVKMGLDPPICCSFSLVKPQMIKSGSLRSYFSKYKSNLYSKWEATRKVQVASHTPANGSSSQFIRQVSGILKSGMTPMHYSSSKEVVSERYSCWLRLKNSSEEDAVQMQPGSGETHVFFPDSLGDDLIIEVQDSKGQYKGRVLAQVASIADEPGNKLRWWPIFHEPEHELVGRVQLYISYSITPDENKHLKCGSVAETVAYDFVLEVAMKVQHIQQRNLLLHGPWKWLVSEFASYYGVSDAYTRLRYLTYVMDVATPTEDCLTLIHEFLLPVFMKSKGKIALSHQENRILGEIEYKVQQIIKLVFENYKLLDESSPSGIMDDFKPATGMIPPALIPAVKLYGLLHDVLNPEAQLTLCRYFQVAAKKRSRRHLAETDELILSSEGATFMDPMSLSTSYQKMNSLIRNFRNEIFTDIEIHNQHVLPSFIDLPNLSSAIYSLELCNRLCAFLVACPPPSLSAHVAELVIATADFQRDLASWNINPVKGGVDAKEIFQDYINRWIQEKRLSLLESCKLDKVKWLGVRTQYSTTPFVEELYDRINEILDEYEVIICRWPKYICHLEKVIEDIERAILEALDRQYADVLTPLKDNLTSKIYGLKYVQKFAKRSDTYVAPDELGILLNSMRRMLDVLRPKIETHLSLWSSCIPHDGGTTREDCSSEVSVMLRAKFRSYLHAVVEKLAENTRLQHETNLKKIIQHLRENVVESDIQNRMQPLRNILIRMIDQLHTIVEPNVFLAICRGFWDRMGQDILRSLENRRENRSYKGLRIAVSILDDIFTSEIQQLLGNTYTLQEKDLEPPPKIMEVRSLLYSDTFKYKDNYY from the exons ATGTTCAAGGAAGGACTTGACAGTGAGACCCTTAGATGGGTTCGAGGG GAGGATGATGAAAAATCTGAACGTGTTGACAACCTAAGGAGTAGCAATCGGGTCCTCAGATTGCCTTCTCCGGGCGTATTTGGATGTGCACGTTCACCCATAAATGTGATTTCAGTGTGGCAAACAATGCCACATGTGAGTGGCAATGATTGTGAGTCAGACATGGACTTATCCTCTGACTCAGAAAATGAGGTACATTCTTACTTCAGTTCGTCTAGAGAGACGATTCAATCTAAACAAGGGAAGGGGATCCGAGTTGGGCAGCCTAATCACACAGAACTTTTGGATTCAGCCACAAGCGCAAAAGTTCCGTTTATGCAATCTATGAATAACAAAGGTGGCGAATGTGACAGAGGAACCTACACTATGGGTGATTGTTTGCCTAATGCTGCTGCAGGGGAAAATATGGAAAGAACTGCCAAGCAG GATTTTTATGGAAGAGGACTGCAGAATAAGAAGCCTTTGGATAATTGTATTCCCAGTGCGCCTCTATTTGTTGGGTCTGAATCTGACTTAGAGCAAACTTCTGagcaaattttaacttttaaagcACATGGGACACCTTCCCTTTCATATTCAAGTGTTTCTGCCACCACAAATGATTCAAAAGAATCAAGAAATACAACTGGTCATGGAATTCCTAACCAATCAACTAG GCATCACAAGACCTTTGCTGGTTTTGAAGTCGATGCATCTTCAGTTTCTTTGCCTACTCAACGCCCCACGTTTCATGCAAG AATTGCATTCAGTGGGCAAGGTAAATGGTGTGCTTTGTTCTCTTATGAAGCATGTTGTCGTCTCTGCCTTCACTCATGGTCTCAGCGCCATTGCATGGAAGCTCCCTATTTCTTGAATGATGAGTTTGCAGTGTTGCGAGAGGCATTTGG TTTGCGATGTGTATTATTACAACCAGATGAAGAACTATTGGCAAAACGATCTCCAGAGATAGTCAGTGAGGGAGCTGCTCCAAAATCTAGGAAAACTTCGGGCAAAATGAAAATGCAGCTTCAAG TGCGTAAAGTGAAAATGGGTTTAGACCCGCCTATTTGCTGCAGTTTTTCACTTGTAAAGCCACAAATGATTAAATCAGGATCACTTCGTTCATATTTCTCCAAATATAAATCAAATCTATATTCTAAATGGGAAGCTACAAGGAAAGTTCAGGTTGCAAGTCATACTCCTGCAAATGGTTCAAGCAGCCAGTTTATAAGACAGGTCTCTGGGATTTTAAAATCCGGGATGACTCCTATGCACTATAGTTCTTCAAAGGAAGTAGTGTCAG AACGATATTCTTGttggttgagattgaaaaatTCATCTGAGGAGGATGCAGTTCAAATGCAACCTGGATCTGGTGAAACACATGTGTT cTTTCCAGATAGTCTTGGTGATGATCTGATTATTGAAGTTCAAGATTCCAAAGGACAATATAAGGGTCGTGTCCTAGCTCAAGTGGCCTCTATCGCTGATGAACCG GGAAACAAGCTTCGATGGTGGCCTATATTTCATGAGCCAGAGCATGAACTGGTCGGCAGAGTACAACTATACATAAGCTATTCAATAACTCCAGATGAGAATAAGCATCTAAAG TGTGGCTCTGTTGCGGAAACTGTGGCATATGACTTTGTGTTGGAAGTTGCAATGAAAGTTCAACATATTCAGCAAAGAAATTTGTTGCTACATGGCCCTTGGAAGTGGTTAGTATCCGAGTTTGCATCTTATTATGGAGTATCAGATGCATACACCCGACTAAG ATACCTTACCTATGTAATGGATGTGGCTACACCCACAGAAGACTGTCTGACTTTGATACATGAGTTTCTATTGCCTGTATTTATGAAAAGCAAAGGCAAGATTGCATTAAGTCACCAAGAG AATCGTATTCTAGGGGAGATTGAGTATAAAGTTCAGCAGATCATTAAATTGGTTTTTGAGAACTACAAGTTACTAGATGAATCTTCCCCATCGGGGATAATGGATGATTTCAAGCCTGCCACTGGGATGATACCTCCTGCTTTGATCCCTGCTGTTAAGCTATATGGTTTACTGCATGATGTTCTAAATCCTGAGGCGCAGTTGACATTATGCAGATATTTTCAg GTTGCCGCAAAAAAGAGGTCAAGAAGGCACTTAGCAGAAACAGATGAGCTTATCTTGAGTAGTGAAGGGGCGACATTTATGGATCCCATGTCTCTTTCAACTTCTTATCAGAAGATGAATTCCCTTATTCGTAATTTCAGAAATGAAATTTTCACTGACATTGAAATCCACAATCAGCATGTGCTTCCAAG TTTTATAGACCTTCCAAATCTTTCTTCAGCTATTTATAGTTTGGAGCTTTGCAATAGATTGTGTGCATTCCTTGTTGCATGTCCTCCTCCTAGCCTTTCAGCTCATGTTGCAGAACTTGTTATTGCAACAGCAGACTTCCAAAGGGATCTTGCAAGCTGGAACATTAA TCCTGTCAAAGGTGGGGTTGATGCAAAAGAGATTTTCCAAGACTATATTAACCGCTGGATTCAAGAAAAGCGTCTTTCTTTGCTTGAGTCCTGCAAATTAGACAAg GTGAAATGGTTAGGTGTCAGAACCCAATACTCAACAACTCCTTTTGTTGAAGAGTTGTATGATCGGATAAATGAAATATTGGATGAATATGAAGTCATCATTTGTCGTTGGCCCAAATACATATGTCACTTGGAGAAG GTTATAGAAGATATTGAGAGGGCAATTCTTGAAGCTTTGGACAGGCAGTATGCTGATGTTTTAACACCATTGAAGGACAATCTGACATCAAAAATATATGGCCTCAAATATGTCCAGAAATTTGCTAAACGAAGTGACACCTATGTTGCCCCAGATGAG ttaGGAATTCTTTTAAATTCCATGAGAAGGATGTTGGATGTGCTGCGGCCAAAAATAGAAACACACCTGAGTTTGTGGAGTTCTTGCATCCCTCATGATGGAGGCACTACCAGAGAAGATTGTTCTAGTGAAGTAAGCGTGATGCTTAGAGCCAAATTCAGAAGTTACCTTCATGCAGTTGTGGAGAAACTTGCAGAGAAT ACTAGATTGCAGCACgaaacaaatttgaaaaagatcATTCAACACTTAAGGGAAAATGTGGTAGAATCAGACATACAAAATAGAATGCAGCCTTTGAGGAATATCCTAATAAGGATGATAGATCAGCTCCATACTATCGTTGAACCTAATGTGTTTCTAGCAATATGCCGTGGTTTTTGGGACAGGATGGGGCAG GATATACTACGTAGTTTGGAAAACAGGAGAGAAAACAGGTCATATAAAGGCTTGCGAATCGCAGTTTCT
- the LOC115951000 gene encoding protein CURVATURE THYLAKOID 1D, chloroplastic, whose amino-acid sequence MELCTTITARPISNLHNRHHTHTLPATHFRSNPSFSVRKSILSPTTAGLRSRPLYFTNTFPRAASSEETSGGANRYVAEERDRVITLDDVPVSPPENKTLRENGATEVPKQGLPAEENQTVSLEFLDQLNIKFDSFDTSTILLYGGSALVALWLSSVFVGAIDSIPLFPKLMEIVGLGYTFWFSYRYLIFKKNREELAVKIEELKQQVLGFDDD is encoded by the exons ATGGAGCTGTGCACCACCATCACAGCTCGACCCATCTCTAATTTGCACAACCgccaccacacacacacactcccCGCTACTCATTTCCGCTCCAACCCTTCTTTCTCTGTTAGAAAATCAATACTCTCTCCCACAACCGCTGGCCTACGCTCCC gGCCGCTTTATTTTACCAATACATTTCCAAGAGCAGCGTCATCTGAAGAAACATCAGGTGGGGCAAACAGGTATGTGGCTGAAGAACGCGACAGAGTGATAACGTTGGATGATGTTCCAGTTTCACCACCTGAGAATAAGACATTAAGGGAAAACGGAGCCACAGAAGTGCCTAAACAAGGTCTTCCTGCCGAGGAGAATCAAACAGTGTCACTTGAGTTTTTGGATCAGCTTAATATAAAG TTTGATTCATTCGATACATCTACCATTCTTCTATATGGTGGCAGTGCTTTGGTTGCCCTGTGGTTATCATCAGTCTTTGTAGGCGCTATTGATTCTATTCCATTG TTTCCCAAGTTGATGGAAATCGTGGGTCTTGGCTACACATTCTGGTTCAGCTATCGCTATCTGATCTTTAAG AAAAATAGGGAAGAGTTGGCTGTTAAAATTGAAGAGCTTAAACAACAGGTTCTTGGTTTTGATGATGATTGA